The Mytilus galloprovincialis chromosome 11, xbMytGall1.hap1.1, whole genome shotgun sequence genome contains the following window.
gcaatacattgtttttttttcaaacgtttacaaatgaaaatcaacactcagactatagtcataaagtaggacaacaaatgaacaaaagacaaacccgggacacagaagtacaaacaaaagACCATCAATTCtgaaaactaaaagaaaaatagaaacatggatcacgaaaaaaacatgcaggggcgacaccaaagagtgaagagaacttgtttcttgcaagacactttccgtgaaaacaatttgatatgaagacaatcttttgtttcagtttttttttaaatttctaacatgaggcatttgcctcatttgcctcaatgaaGTTACGGCCTTGCTGTACTTATATGTCTTTAAGTgattggatgtacaagtacccggccacgttcgcTCTGTGTTACTCCGGGTACTCTCAGAGCTGTACTTATATGTCTGTAAGtggttgggatgtacaagtacccggccaagtTCGCTCTGTGTTACCCCGAGTACTCTCAGAGCTGTACTTATATGTCTTTAAGtggttgggatgtacaagtacccggccacgttcgcTCTGTGTTACTCCAAGTACTCTCAGAGCTGTACTTATATGTCTTTAAGtggttgggatgtacaagtacccggccaagtTCGCTCTGTGTTACTCCGGGTACTCTCAGAGCTGTACCTATATGTCTTTTAGtggttgggatgtacaagtacccggccaagtTCGCTCTGTGTTACCCCGAGTACTCTCAGAGCTGTACTTATATGTCTGTAAGtggttgggatgtacaagtacccgtccacgttcACTCTGTGTTACTCCGGGTACTCTCAGAGCTGTACCTATATGTCTTTAAGTgattgggatgtacaagtacccggccaagtTCGCTCTGTGTTACTCCGGGTACTCTCAGAGCTGTACCTATATGTCTTTTAGtggttgggatgtacaagtacccggccaagtTCGCTCTGTGTTACCCCGAGTACTCTCAGAGCTGTACTTATATGTCTGTAAGtggttgggatgtacaagtacccggccacgttcgcTCTGTGTTACTCAAAGTACTCTCAGAGCTGTACTTATATGTCTTTTAGtggttgggatgtacaagtacccggccacgttcgcTCTGTGTTACTCCGGGTACTCTCAGAGCTGTACCTATATGTCTTTTAGtggttgggatgtacaagtacccggccatgtTCGCTCTGTGTTACTCCGGGTACTCTCAGAGCTGTACCTATATGTCTTTTAGtggttgggatgtacaagtacccggctatGTTCGCTCTGTGTTACTCCGGGTACTCTCAGAGCTGTACTTATATGTCTTCACGTGGTtaagatgtacaagtacccggccacgttcgcTCTGTGTTACTCCAAGTACTCTCACAGCTGTACTTATATGTCTTTAGTGGTGGGggtgtacaagtacccggccacgttcgcTCTGTATTACTCCGGGTACTCTCAGAGCTGTACTTATATGTCTTTTAGtggttgggatatacaagtacccgtccacgttcGCTCTGTATTACTCCGGATACTCTCAGATAGAGCTCTACTTATATGTCTTTAAGTGATTGGGGTGTACACGTACCCGGCCACGTTCGCTCTGTGTTACTCCGGGTACTCTCAGAGCTGTACTTATATGTCTTTTAGtggttgggatgtacaagtacccggccaagtTCACACTGTGTTACCCCGAGTACTCTCAGAGCTGTACTTATATGTCTGTAAGtggttgggatgtacaagtacccggccacgttcacaCTGTGTTACCCCGAGTACTCTCAGAGCTGTACTTATATGTCTTTTAGtggttgggatgtacaagtacccggccaagtTCACACTGTGTTACCCCGAGTACTCTCAGAGCTGTACTTATATGTCTTTTAGtggttgggatgtacaagtacccggccacgttcgcTCTGTGTTACTCCGGGTACTCTCAGAGCTGTACTTATATGTCTTTTAGtggttgggatatacaagtacccgtccacgttcGCTCTGTGTTACTCCGGGCACTCTCAGATAGAGCTCTACTTATATGTCTTTAAGTGATTGGGGTGTACACGTACCCGGCCACGTTCGCTCTGTGTTACTCAGGGTACTCTCAGAGCTGTACCTATATGTCTTTTAGtggttgggatgtacaagtacccggccaagtTCACTCTGTGTTACCCCGAGTACTCTCAGAGCTGTACTTATATGTCTGTAAGtggttgggatgtacaagtacccggccacgttcgcTCTGTGTTACCCCGAGTACTCTCAGAGCTGTACTTATATGTCTGTAAGTGGTTGGggtgtacaagtacccggccacgttcgcTCTGTATTACTCCGGGTACTCTCAGAGCTGTACTTATATGTCTTTTAGtggttgggatatacaagtacccgtccacgttcGCTCTGTATTACTCCGGGTACTCTCAGATAGAGCTCTACTTATATGTCTTTAAGTGATTGGGGTGTACACGTACCCGGCCACGTTCGCTCTGTGTTACTCCGGGTACTCTCAGAGCTGTACTTATATGTATTTTAGtggttgggatgtacaagtacccggccaagtTCACACTGTGTTACCCCGAGTACTCTCAGAGCTGTACTTATATGTCTGTAAGtggttgggatgtacaagtacccggccacgttcgcTCTGTGTTACTCCAAGTACTCTCAGAGCTGTACTTATATGTCTTTAAGTGGTTGGggtgtacaagtacccggccacgttcgcTCTGTATTACTCCGGGTACTCTCAGAGCTGTACTTATATGTCTTTTAGtggttgggatatacaagtacccgtccacgttcGCTCTGTGTTACTCCGGGTACTCTCAGATAGAGCTTTACTTATATGTCTTTAAGTGATTGGGGTGTACACGTACCCGGCCACGTTCGCTCTGTGTTACTCCGGGTACTCTCAGAGCTGTACCTATATGTCTTTTAGtggttgggatgtacaagtacccggccatgtTCGCTCTGTATTACTCCGGGTACTCTCAGAGCTGTACTTATATGTCTTCACGTGGTtaagatgtacaagtacccagccacgttCGCTCGGTGTTACTCCGGGTACTCTCAGATAGAGCTGTACTTATATGTCTTTAAGtggttgggatgtacaagtacccggccacgttcgctctgtgtttttgtttgatgtatttctatttgtatccatctgatgagttaaaccttttccaaatgatttttatagCTCGTTTTCatgctgtactgttacaccactgtctcgggtaaggggagggttgggatcccgctaacgtGTGACATGTTTCCcaccgtcacattctgtatgatgtgcctatcccaagtaaataaacaacattttttctgtattttacttataaatggacttagtttttttttttgtcatgaaacattatattcactctgttgttaaagtttttaaaattttaataactttcttaaactatcctggatttctaccaaaatgGATAGAAGCTTGTTTCTGAACATAAGATAGTATCTATCCAGAAataattttttccattttttctgCCACGAAACATTACAtatactctgtggttaaagtttttgaaattttaataactttataaaactatcctggatttcttccatacttagacaaaagcttgtctacgatcaaaagctagtatcttgaaggaaatttggttaaaattttgtaccCGCTTTTTTcgtatttaacttataaatggagttagtttttcttccagttaacattgcaTAGTtagtttttaaatcatttattagattcataaactatcctggatttttaccaaacttggacagagaAGCTTCTTacgatcaaaagatagtatcaagaggaacatttgtattaaaaaaaaaaatctctttttgttaaacctgcgattaacagcaaaagtcgGCGAGACACTGGTTCCGCGGAACTCttacgatgttttttttttattattgatgttGTGTTTGTACACTTTTAAGGCGtttatatacaagtctaaattgaaaattacgtttaaacctatgattgcgttcgataaaatatatatatgctgaCTTCTATACACGTCATTCCAACGGTTTCAGGTGGGAAGTTGTCTGATCGGCAAATAAACCACATCTCTtatatactttaatatatatttttcaaataacgtAAAAACAACAAAGTAGAAACTGTCAGTTATATTTTGGCGGTATAAAACATTACATGTATGTAGAAATTTCCAGTCAAACACGCaacatttaaattattgaaatcgATTTCTGACACGTACACATATTCCAAAGAAGAAGGAGCAGACGAAATCATTTGGCGCCATTTGTAAGACTAAAATGAAGATCGTAATAATACTTCTGGAAGTGTTCTGTATTGTCCTTGCTATGTCCTTGAAACAAAGAAGTGGGCAATTGAATGCCGGGAGTGGTAATCAATTACTATGGTACTTCCTTAACAAAGTAGAAAAACTTGACACAAAAATGGATAAGATTCAACAGGAGAATACTGAAATTAAAAGTAAACTAAATGGTTTACAGGCAGACGTTAGACTTTTAAAAGGTAAGATAATCCAGATACAacttagaatggaaatgggggaatgtgtcaatgagacaacaacccgaccatagagcagataacagccgaagcccaccaatgggtcttcaatgcagcgagaaacccggaggcgtgcttcggctggcccctaaacaaaaatgtttactagttcagtaacaatggacgtcatactaaagtccgaaatatacacaagaaactaaaattaaaaattcattcaaaattaaGAAAGGCCAGacgctcctgactttggacaggcgtaaaaatgcggcggggttaaacatgttttatgataTATCAACTCTCCCACTATACCTCTAGcttatatagaaaaaacaaacacacaaaaataggCACAGTAAACCTGTCCAAAAGAAACCCGAGTATGATGTCAGAGTGTTTACTATAGCTGAATTGAATCGTCATTGTACATAACGATTGCgatttaactctaaaataacGATATTATAGATAACAACACTTTCAGACAAAACTATTAAACGATATTGGTATGTCGTATATGCAGATTTTAGAAATGATATAGTATGCAGTTTAATACTGCTGTATATCACATATTATTTCACAAGTAAAGCCATACAAGTAAAGGAAGACCCTGACCAGAACAAACTGACTAGAACTTCAATGAAAATTGTTCGTAGCAGAATCCCATGCTGTAGCTTAATGCAGACATTCTATTAAACTACATTATTTCTAGCAATTTATAATAAGGAACAGACATACTGAAAAAATGGTCACGAACAATTTCATGAAATTTGATCTAAGAACCgtaaacatgtatatatcattCACCCGCACCAAACCACGAACTAAGTCTGTAAATTcccttttttctgtttatttgctGCACATGTACTGTGATGATGTgccatggatggataccccaaaTTATCTGTTTTACTATTGCAAATATAAATGTCAGATTATCATCAAAATCAGCTACAGAACTAACATCGGAATGATGAAAAAAGAAACGAGTGCTTGAACGTTAGAGCATaaaggcctaaattaatatattgtttgtttccctaaTCCCGACCCTACCAAGCCAAGTGGGTCGgaaggtagggaaataattttttgttttccaaaaagcttgaacaaCATTGGACGATCCTGCAAGGCTGAAAattagaaatgaataaaataatatttgacttaaatttgacaataaaattttatgagtagcaccaATTTTCCAGGGTCGGttgggattggggaaacaaacaatgtTGTATTTTAGGCCATATATAAATAAGAATACcaaataaactttttttctatatttatgtaGATACGACCAAAAAGCTTTGTGACCACGGATGGTTTCAATTCAGGAATAACTGCTATTTATTTACATACACCAGTGTAACATGGGACCATGCAAGGGTAAATATTCTCTATTTCATACTTacggatgtacttaggtgaggttttggaatactAACCAAGTAAGATTccaatgttcggactccttgggtTTTTTCCCATataatacaaggtaaaatatttccCCCCATAACATCTAtgtatcttttaacataagacttaatggctcataaaagagggacgaaagatactagagggtcagtcaaactcaaacgaaaataaactgacaacgctttGGCTAAAAttggaaaaagacaaacagacaaacaaaagtacacatgacacaacatagaaaaaaaaagaataaacaacacgaaccccaccaaaaaactagaggtgatttcaggtgctccggaagggtacgcagatctaACCCCACATGTGACACCTGTCGTggtgcttatgagataacaaatccggtaaatagtcttattcagtaggtcacattcatgaaaggcaagggaattgtagttacgacgtaaggaacatatccgatatcatttgtgaaacggttattccataacgatcaaccaattcgtgatggcgtccgtaatgattgatgatttcaacttcacaatttggaactcttgatttaatagcttccttgtgaggaACAACCcgctatcaagaaaatcatgataggaaatgcaagcacgggaatatcgtatcaattgggagatagaTATACACCGTATGcgggtgctgctggaatgttgctacttagaaatggaaagttcacaattggaaagctgaaatcatctcttttgtcgtaaagttttgttttcaatcgaccctcatagtcaatttctagatgtattATATCAAGATAAAAGGTCATTTGAAAAAATTTAattagattcttgattttctaattttgatttgagacccaaataataccaatgcaaatataaagtaaaagtccgagtcagccttttcccgccatatttatTAATCGAATACATCGAAAAGGAgttccatgacctatcaatattttaagcttatttttatccttaacttATACTCTCCCAGctgaaagtatcaattttgagttgctgatttatttaattttaccttagatcacctcagtacatccttaagttattataaacaaagttttatatttttgtataatatCTCATAGCCTTTCGCAAGTCAAGTGTCTTTTAAGAAATTCGATAAACGGGGACACGAAGATAAGAATACTGAACACCAAGTATCGTCCAAATAATCCCACTTCGTATTCTGTAACGTTCTCCGCTGAACGTCGGTCATGTTTGGTAAATGTTCCCCACAGGGCGccaataaagttttttttaatgtcctCGACGATTGCACACAATAGTATTCACGAACAGTGGATTTAATAGTTGATATGGGCCAGTACTGCTTTATAAACGATATTTTCCCCCGATTTTTCGTGATTAAGattaaatgaaaaaagaaaaagaaaaaaaaatgttgacaatATTTAATCATATCCTGGATAACAAATTAAATGTTGTAAATAGTACTTATTCTGTTTTAAAGGATATGTGTAAATCAAAGAAAAGTAACTTGGTAAAAATATACGACGCAGATGAAAATCGATGGTTAGGCACCAAAATTACAAATGCAGGTGAGTTagataaccctaaccctaaccctatccGAGAATATATCGCGGACTTTCATCTACCTATCGGACCCCCTCAGGTCCATCTTGGCATTTGGTAGGTGTTATCTCTCCGATTCCCTCTTGTGATGTTCTGGCTTCTGTCTGATGGTTCTGGTCTACGCTGGCGGTGTCACATGATGGTATTACTTCAGCGGCGGTTACAGCAGAGCTTTTGGCCAACACCCACTGGTCATAACGCTTGGCTTCCCTTCTTCTGGTGGATGGTGTTTTGTTCTTTTTCAGGGCCGGCTTGTGTTTACTGGAGGATGCCTCTATGCCTCTAGTTCTTTAGCCTTGTTCCATGTTAACCGAATTGTCACCTGGTCAGTATGTCTAGGCAGAGTCTTTTCCAGTCACGTTCATGGCAGCCAATAAAGCGTTCAATTCATTTGGGAATTCAATAATGATTTGTCCAAGAAGTGTGTTGTGAGCCGTGATAATAAAAGTTATCCCCCCTCTTCACTATAGTCTTTAGGGACGTACCATTTCATTTTttagggtggggggggggggggggctaggatgaaatttgaaagaaaagaaatagtCAGAATGAgcacttggcaaaaaaaaattaatcggaatgacaatttatatataaatgagtcAAGATAAACTAATGCATGACCGAATGGAGTGAAAAATGAAAAGATGCAGGACAGATTACAACCAACAAAAAATTCAGGACAAACTTTTTCATaccttaaaaatcaaatggtagctctctTAACTATACCTTTTTGAGTACGTGTGTTTATGGATATTCTACTGTATGTGTCTGATCACAATCACACCCTTGGTgtttgaattttcaaatgttttggcctTCAgtatcactaaagagacattgattgccgaaatgcgcatctggtacagAAAAACAATCAGTACCGTATAAAAACGGTGTCACATTCGGATGAATTGTGGacgttttatttaataaaattgcagtggcgtagcttgccttctgtttataccgaggcagggggtcaggggggggggggcgtagcTATCGAggtttttacaatttgaacaagAAAGAATCGTTAAAAATAGTTGCTGTTTTTCTTTCATCataataatgttaattatatgccttactatctatactcaaagctataaaaataacaaaatacgtgaaggtatcacattagacaaccaatgaaaagtcagtttcgtgacttgctagcagttacagaaagcaggaacatatatattgacatactgttcCCAACAGAAAGCCAGCTCAAATGCCTAATGGTTCCCAATATATTTCCAAGCCGTAGAAAACTCTAATATAGTTGGCTGTACCTCACACGTCATATCACAAGAAATCATGACCTTGCTCGGTGGATAGAAGAAACCTgtacaaaatgttcaatacagaaaaaaaaacgtaaatattaAGGTTTATTTCTAATAAGTGTTGTGACGATCATTTATTTGGTCGTAGGTCACGAATCAACGAATTATAGATAATCACCACAAAATGACAGCTGGATTGAACAAACGAATTTCAGGATAAACTAGGAGAAAAACATATGCTACATGTAGAGTGTAGCACGGTACTTGTTTTAGTGGTGTATTCCTTCGAAGGTCTTGTAATTatatattgaatgatttttttacttttttttcattcatgatgaaCATGACAACCGGCGAATAGCTAACATTTACTTTATTCTAGAgtcttcattataaatgaacagtatttggttgattttttttatatataaactgacattatgtattaactaacagtcagacatatttctctggaattagtgattcctttaaatatcttaaattccctgcttgtgaaaacgtactatgaatttaaaatagcgagaataaaacttgagaaccacaacataattatataagttattttCTGTGCACTATGATATATagatgcatattttgttttgtttggtaccAGAGTCAATGAACATAGTCGTAGGGGAACATGTCAACGGTTTTAAATGAGGGTTTGAATGCTTAGAAtgggattatcaaatatttattttttaatcattgtcgcccataatttgattttcctttattttataattaagcactattttaaatccatattcttttaaatttaacttaatttcagggccgatttttctgttttcttaaaatCCTCACCCAGACCCTTATATACTAGAAATTATTctgatacaaaattaaataatttacctAATTCAATGGTAAAGTGATTTGATCGGGTGACTCGTGAATTGGATCCTCATCTTTTCGCTTGCAATGGGGTAGGACAAAATAACTCTGTTGTCGATTTCCTTTTACTCTGACAAActtgaattacagaaaactacCGTACAGGGTTTGTCTAAATAGAGGAGGGAACATTAATTCAAATGTTCCCATAAGTCTTGAATAATTCGTAAAGGGTATGAATCAATAACCGCGCCAACAATACATAACAAGTTGTTATCTTATTGTTTAGTAGCCAGTTTGCTGCGacaatcatttaaaagaaaatacagtgaaggaaaatatttttttgtgttttttttacttGCCTCGGTTGCCTCAACGTAAGCTACGCCCCTGAATTGAGTTATTGATtgtatttgattttcaaatatattttagcCTAGAACAGAAAGAAAAATGTAATTGTTGAAATGGGCAtatcgtacggtgacctatagttgttaatgtctgtgtcattttggtcttttggggatagttgtctcattggcaatcataccacatctccttttttatatatcgTAAAATGGTACCCTCATGTATAGAAAAACAATTAACGATAAACAAATAGGAGAGACACAAACTAACGACAACCACGTAACTACAGGCACGAGACCTGGgttaggcacatacagaatgtagtgTGGTTAAAACCCTACCCAGCACTGGGACAATGGCGTAACAATCctgcataaaaaaatatataaaaatcagatgaaaaaggcTGAACTTATTAGATCGATACAAAgataacttttttcaatatttatgtaaatgaTCGATAAGTTTACCGGGATCGTATCTAATTTTTGGACTCGGTAAACAACATCATCATAAAAAAGATGTGTTTCCATGTTAAATGTACAAGTTTTCTATGGAAACAGCTAAATTccgaaccatttttttttttttttttttttttttttttttttttttatctatggaCGAATTTAGAAAAAGGTTTCAAGTAACGTGTTGAAGCGAAATCCCTGATTTAACAATACATAAGTAATACGTCACCACAGACAAGTTAACATCGAACAAGTTTTGACATACAGACACCGTTAACTGGTGTCAAAGGGACATCACCGTCCATGTTCAACCTACTTACTGTATCAATTGATAATTGGTTCTCGTTCTGAAAATGCATATAACATATTTGCCACCGGACGTACAGAAAacgctggtatatagacaagatccatataaatatataataacaaaaagcattataaacagtatcaacaggtcgaattaacaagaaaatacgatttgagagtactcgcagttactgacagctagttaaaaaccaaaaacaattaataataaaaaaaatcatgcatcagagactaaaatcaactaa
Protein-coding sequences here:
- the LOC143051427 gene encoding perlucin-like protein produces the protein MKIVIILLEVFCIVLAMSLKQRSGQLNAGSGNQLLWYFLNKVEKLDTKMDKIQQENTEIKSKLNGLQADVRLLKDTTKKLCDHGWFQFRNNCYLFTYTSVTWDHARDMCKSKKSNLVKIYDADENRWLGTKITNAGKTQIWLGGNDPTGRNTWMWISDFTELNYKNWSPGNPSSNGEQCMMMYSKSFKWNDGECYSKRGGYICEKRL